In the genome of Candidatus Methylacidiphilales bacterium, the window AACGGCATCCAGGCGGGATGGTGCCGATGTCATCATCCACCGTCGCCAAAAGCAGAAAAGCCACCAGCAAGCGGATCTCCAATAAAAAGTTAAGGGATTCCGGCTGGGAGCCGTTGTATCCGACGTTCAGGGAGGGGTATCAGGGATTGATGGCGAATGGTGGATAGCGAACCGCGGCCGAAGAACCAGGCACGGCTCTCCTCCTACCTCAAATTCCAGCCTCCACTCACCACCAAATGAGATCCGGTGAGGTATCCGGCTTCCGGTTGGATGAGGAAGCGGACGGCCTGGTAGATGTCGGAGTGGCTGCCGTAACGGTTGGCGGGGATGAGTGAGGGGTGAGGGAGATCCACACTGTTGTCCAGATATCCGGGAGAGACCATGTTGACGGTGACCCCGTGTTCCGCCTCGGCCACGGCGAAGGATTTGGTGATCATGAGCACGCCGGTCTTGCCGATGTGGTAGCTCAGGGCCAGATCGCGCGCCCCGGGGTGGTCGCAACTGGAGTCCCCTATATTGACCACGCGGCCCTGTCCGGCCAGTCGGAGCAGGGGCAGGGCGGCCCGGGTGGTGAAGAAGGTGGCCGCGGCCGTGCTGTCGATCCCGCGATCCCAGGAATGGCGTCCGGTCTGGCCCAGTTCCTCTGGTTCGTAATCGCCGGAATTGTTGATCAGGATGTCGAGCCGGCCGAAATGGTCGGCGATTTCGTGGATAATCCCCCAGGCCTGGAGTTCGTCGGCCAGATTGCCGCGGACCAGAAAGGCGTCGACCCCGGCGTTCATCAACTCGATGGTCAGGTCGGTGGCGCTCTCGATGCTGCGACGGGCGTGAATGGCGACAGAGTATCCGTCCAGCGCGAGGTGGCGGATGAGGTCGGCTCCGAGGCCGCGGCCGGCACCGGTGACCAGGGCGACCGGGTTCACATCCCGGCCTCCATGGTTCGGACCACGCCACGCACCCGGGCCACTTCATGGGTGCGGAGCAGGTCGGTTTTGCCTAACATGGCCAGGACGGCAAAGAAACCCTCCGCGCTGCGCACCTCTTCCTCGAAATACTCGAAGGCGTGCGGGAGGGCGTGGCAGGTGGGCCAGCCCAGCGTGCGCAGGCGGAAGGTTTCAAGGAAGGTCCGCATTTGGTAGCGCACCCGTGCGGCGCTGTCCTGGAGGTTTTTGTAGTAAAAGCCCATGCCGGGGTCGATCCAGATGCGGGTCACCCCGCAGGACCGGGCCAGATCAATCTGCCGGGCAAAGTAGTCGCGCAGGGTTTCGGTGTGGTCGTTGGCCAGATTCAGGTCGCCCACCGCACGGACATGATCACCGGCAACATAACAAATAATGACAGCAGCGTCGTGTTCGGCGACCAGGCGGAAGTGGGCTTCGTTGTCGCGGGTGCCGGTGAGGTTGAGCACGGCGGCCCCTGCCTTCAGGCAGGATTCGGTCACGGTGGGATGATAGGTTTCCACCGAAACGAGCACCCCGGCCTGGGTGAGTTCGCGCACCACGGGGGGCAGGACGCTGCGCTGTCCGGCCTCATCGACGTGGGCCGCGTGGAGGATGGTCGACTCCGCGCCGACATCGACCAAATCGGCGCCTTCCACGGCCAGACGTTTTCCGCGTCGCACAGCGGCCTCGGTGTTGAGGACGACGCTTTCGCGATACCAGGAATCCGAGGACAGGTTGACCACACCCATCAGGTGCGTCCCCCGGGAGGAATCGAAACGCTTGCCGCGGAGGTCGAATGCGGCCACTGGGGCCTTGAGAGCTTCACGATGGGCGTCATGCAGCGCGGCTAAGGATTCCAAACTGAGCATGCGCTTTATCCTATCATGATTTTTCCTTCCGACAGGGAATTTCTGAGTATTCGGATTGTGGCCAAGAACCTGAGTTCATGGAGATGAACAGCGCTCAACCGATCCCGGCCTGGTCGAGGAGGTCCTGGCAAACCTTGCGGGCGTCGAGATGTTTTTCGGCGAAGGCACGGGCGGCGCGGCGGTGCGTCTCGTAATCGGCGTTGATGGCCGCGATACCGCTGGCGGCTTCATCGAGTGTTTGGAAGGCCAGCAATCCAGTTCCGTGGGGGAGGTGCTCGGTCCAGCCGGTGTCCTGCACCACGGCGGGCCGCCCGAGGGCGAGGTAGCAGGCGGTGCGGCAACTGAACCATCCGGTGCGACCGGCCACGTAGCCGTGTTTGGCGATGCTCCATTCGCCCCGGGATTGGCGCAGGAAGTCCCGATAGGTGAGGTGGTCGGGCAGGACCTGGTCGGGCTCGAGGATGGTCCACTTCCTTTCCAGCAACATTTCCGTGGGACGCTTGCGTCCGATACCCTGGCCCATGGCGATGACCATCGGCTGCGGGGTGCGGAGTGGAAGATCGGCGAACTTGAGGAACTCGATGTCCTTTTGCCCGTATTCCTTTCCCTGCCAGATCTTGGGTTTGTAACTGGCCCAGTTCATGACCGTGGTGAAGCGGTCGGGCGGGGTCGAATCTTCATAAGGCCACCATTCGAGCGCCACCGGTTGGAGGGTCTTCTTCCAGCGGATGCCGGTATCGGGCGCGAGGCAGTCGGGGTCGTTGAGTTTGAGGCCGAAGGAGAAGTGGCTGTCATGATTGCGCAGCCTTTTGGTGTAGTCCCCTTTGTCAGGATCCATCATGCCGATCTGGGTGAACATCGGGTCGCCGTCGAGGAACATCTGGTGCTTGACGCCGACTTCGTAATCGGTGAACCAACTGGCGGTGGAGACGTTGACGAGGAGATCGCCGTCCTTGATGAGTTCGCGGGCCAGTTTTTCCCCGGCGCCGTGGAATTTCCCATCGGCCGCATTGCGGTAGATCCAACGGTCCCCCAGGCGGAAGAAATCCATGATCCGTCCGAGGGCTTCCACCTGGTAGGTGCAGTCGTCGGTGATGGTCTCCTTCACGGGGTCGTAGGGCCAGACCCCGGTGTCCTCGAGGTAATAGACGTCGTGGCCCAAGGCCTGGAAGCCGAGGACGTATTGGACATAGTCCCAGATGACGCCGCCGAAGGGGTATTGGCCGACCAGGCCGGTGACGATGATGCGCACGCAAGAAGGAAAGCAGGACCGTGGAAGAGCGCAAGAACGGCAAGAATGCATTTCCACCCGTCCCCGGCTGCGCTATGCGGGAGGAATGGACCGACGCTATTGGGAGGAAAAGGGACGCGCCTACGATGCGGAGATTTTCGATGTTTACGCCGAGGACCGGAAAGGGGTGGTGGCTGCGGCCATCCGGCGGACGCTGCGGAAAAGCGATCGGGCGGCGGATCTGGGGTGTGGGACGGGCAAAGCGCTTCCCCTTCTGGCCCCACGGGC includes:
- a CDS encoding SDR family NAD(P)-dependent oxidoreductase — encoded protein: MNPVALVTGAGRGLGADLIRHLALDGYSVAIHARRSIESATDLTIELMNAGVDAFLVRGNLADELQAWGIIHEIADHFGRLDILINNSGDYEPEELGQTGRHSWDRGIDSTAAATFFTTRAALPLLRLAGQGRVVNIGDSSCDHPGARDLALSYHIGKTGVLMITKSFAVAEAEHGVTVNMVSPGYLDNSVDLPHPSLIPANRYGSHSDIYQAVRFLIQPEAGYLTGSHLVVSGGWNLR
- a CDS encoding dihydropteroate synthase, producing MLSLESLAALHDAHREALKAPVAAFDLRGKRFDSSRGTHLMGVVNLSSDSWYRESVVLNTEAAVRRGKRLAVEGADLVDVGAESTILHAAHVDEAGQRSVLPPVVRELTQAGVLVSVETYHPTVTESCLKAGAAVLNLTGTRDNEAHFRLVAEHDAAVIICYVAGDHVRAVGDLNLANDHTETLRDYFARQIDLARSCGVTRIWIDPGMGFYYKNLQDSAARVRYQMRTFLETFRLRTLGWPTCHALPHAFEYFEEEVRSAEGFFAVLAMLGKTDLLRTHEVARVRGVVRTMEAGM